The genomic region CAAAATCGAGGTTGATCAGGCCGGGCATGACCATCAGGTCGGTGATGCCACGCACGCCCGAGTACAGCACGTCGTCAGCCATGCGGAAGGCTTCGGCGAAGGTCGTGCGGTCGTTGGCGATGCGGAAAAGGTTCTGGTTGGGCACCACGATCATCGTGTCGACATGGCCGCGGATCAGGTCCAGCCCGCTCTCGGCGACATGCATGCGGCGGTTGCCTTCGAAACCGAACGGCTTGGTGACAACGGCGACCGTGAGGATCTCCATCTCGCGCGCAGCGCGGGCGATAACCGGAGCGGCTCCAGTGCCGGTCCCGCCGCCCATGCCGGCAGCGATGAACACCATATGGGAACCTTCAAGGTAGCCCTTGATCTCATCGATGGATTCCTCGGCGGCCTTTTCGCCGATCTCCGGGCGCGCACCGGCGCCGAGGCCAGAGGTCGTGACCGGGCCAAGCTGGATGCGGGTTTCTGCCTTGGAGCGCGAAAGGGCCTGCGCGTCGGTGTTGGCTGCAATGAACTCGACGCCCTGCAGGTTCGCCTCGATCATGTTGTCGACAGCGTTGCCACCGGCTCCGCCGACGCCAAAGACCAGGATCCTGGGCTTCAGTTCATAATTCATTGCATCCCTCACTTCACTCTACTTGCGGACCCCTGCCGTGGAGCAAGATGGCGTGATGCGGCTAAGAAGCAGTTAAGTGGAGTGAAATTGGCTCAGAAATTTTCTTCAAGCCAATGGAACACTTTGTTCACCACGCCGCTTCTCGACTCAGGTCCGTCCTTGCGCGAAGCAGTTGCCCTTACTGCGTCCGCAAACCCCAACTCGGAGTACAGTAGCAGACCGGAGGCTGTGGAGAAAGCTGGTGTTGCCAGTGTTTCGCCCAGAAACTCGGCGATCGTCGGACGCCCAAGCCGTACTGGCGCTTGCAGGATGCGGCTGGCAACGTCGCGCACGCCCGGCAGCTGCGATGCGCCGCCGGTCAGCACGATGCGCTGAGGGAGTACTTTGCGTACACCACTGGAATCGAGTGTTTTGCGCACGAGTTCGAACGTCTCTTCAACTCGCGGGCTGATGATCGCCGCGAGTTGGCCGCGCTCCATGCGCGTGGCCTGCAGACGGCCATCATCGCCGAGGCGTGGCACCTCGATTCTTTCGGCGAGGCCCGGGCCTTCGAGGTTGGCAGTGCCGTAGACGCTTTTCAGGCGCTCGGCAGCGGCGAAGGTGGTGCCGAGGCCCTGCGCGAGATCCGACGTCACATGCGATCCGCCCGCTGGCACAAGTCCCAGCCAGGCCGGGGAGCCGTTCAGGTAAACCGAGACCGCAGTCACGCCGGCGCCCATGTCGATACAGATTGCGCCGTTTTCGATTTCGTCGTCGATCAGCGTGCCCGCACCGCTCGCGATGGAGGAGGGGATCAGGGCCGAAACGCCGATATGTGCCCGGCCGACACATTCGACGAGGTTCTTCACCACCGATTTCGGTGCAGTGACGACCGAAAGCAGGAGGCTGAGCTCCTGGGCGTACATGCCTTGCGGCTCGCGGACGCCTTCCTGTTCATCGACGCGGTAGGCAACCGGCCAGGCGGCAAGGGTTTCCTCGCCACGCGCCGGCATCTTTGCCAGCGCCTGCGCCTGGATGCGGCGCACGTCTTTCAGATTGATTTCGCGCCCGCCAATTTCGATGCGGGCGGTAACGAGCGTCGAGGCCAGTTTCTGGCCGGTGATACCGAGCATCACATTGGATATCTGCTCGCCGGCTTCACGTTCGGCATCTTCGACGGCGAGGCGGATGGCGCGTTCCAGGCCTTCCATGTCGGTGATCGTGCCGCCAGTGAAGCCGCGTGACTGCTGACGTCCGGCGCCAAGGATGCGGAAACTGCGCGGGCCAGCGCCGTCATTGCGGCCGATCAGGCAGGTGATTTTCGAGCAGCCGATATCCAGCGCCGCGACCGTACCGGTCTGCGAACGGCCCATACGGGGGGCACGGCGGGACTGGACATTTGCCATCAGGAACGCGCCGCGATTTCGCGCGCCTTGAAGTTCGGCGGATTGACCGGGCCGAGATAAACGCGGCCGGCATTGCGCAGGTCGATCATTTTCAGCGGGCGCTGCATGAGGGCGGTGCGCACCTCAAGCTCGGTCAGGCGTTCGAGGGCACTGACCATCTGGACATCTTCAGGCAGGCGCACCGTGGCGCCGGAAATGAGGCGCATGTCCCAGCGGCGGTCATTGATGCGGGTGGCAATGGCAAGGTCGCCGGTCACGTCCGGCGCATCGACCAGCG from uncultured Hyphomonas sp. harbors:
- the ftsA gene encoding cell division protein FtsA; amino-acid sequence: MANVQSRRAPRMGRSQTGTVAALDIGCSKITCLIGRNDGAGPRSFRILGAGRQQSRGFTGGTITDMEGLERAIRLAVEDAEREAGEQISNVMLGITGQKLASTLVTARIEIGGREINLKDVRRIQAQALAKMPARGEETLAAWPVAYRVDEQEGVREPQGMYAQELSLLLSVVTAPKSVVKNLVECVGRAHIGVSALIPSSIASGAGTLIDDEIENGAICIDMGAGVTAVSVYLNGSPAWLGLVPAGGSHVTSDLAQGLGTTFAAAERLKSVYGTANLEGPGLAERIEVPRLGDDGRLQATRMERGQLAAIISPRVEETFELVRKTLDSSGVRKVLPQRIVLTGGASQLPGVRDVASRILQAPVRLGRPTIAEFLGETLATPAFSTASGLLLYSELGFADAVRATASRKDGPESRSGVVNKVFHWLEENF